In Acidobacteriota bacterium, a genomic segment contains:
- a CDS encoding beta-ketoacyl-[acyl-carrier-protein] synthase family protein, with product MSSPSVAVTGLGAVSAFGWGVEPLWRGLCSGDCALGPFDRFEHSAYATHLAGQVPPAPAELAAKVADWRRLAWADRFALAASLEATAGGLPQGTVGAFFASSTGGMLEGEKFYGGLERFAGEGSDQPGIAWLVSQQVSSPAENVARTLGLQGPVETVSSACASGTLALGLALDALRSGEVDAALVGGADSLCRTTYSGFNSLRSVDERPCRPFRDDRAGLSIGEGGAALLLEPLESARRRDVEILALLAGSGASSDSHHMTAPQPEGEGAARALRRAIADAGLEADDLSFVNAHGTGTPHNDAAEWRALEAILGSAAETLPVTSSKACVGHLLGSAGCLEAVATVLGLVHGKVHPTPGDGAVDPALPVALVTGEARAVAGRHAVSLNLAFGGCNAAAVFSRP from the coding sequence ATGAGCTCACCGTCGGTCGCCGTCACCGGATTGGGCGCCGTTTCGGCCTTTGGCTGGGGCGTCGAGCCGCTGTGGCGCGGCCTGTGCTCCGGCGACTGCGCTCTCGGCCCCTTCGATCGCTTCGAGCACAGCGCCTACGCCACTCACCTCGCTGGCCAGGTGCCGCCGGCGCCGGCGGAGCTGGCGGCGAAGGTGGCCGACTGGCGACGCTTGGCCTGGGCCGACCGCTTCGCCTTGGCGGCGTCCCTCGAGGCCACTGCCGGTGGTCTGCCGCAGGGCACCGTCGGGGCTTTTTTCGCCAGCAGCACCGGTGGCATGCTCGAAGGCGAGAAGTTCTACGGCGGCCTCGAGCGCTTCGCGGGTGAGGGCTCCGACCAGCCGGGAATCGCCTGGCTCGTCTCCCAGCAGGTGAGCAGCCCGGCCGAGAACGTCGCCCGGACCCTCGGTCTGCAGGGACCCGTCGAGACCGTATCGTCGGCCTGCGCTTCCGGAACCCTCGCCCTCGGCCTGGCCCTCGACGCCCTGCGCAGCGGCGAAGTCGATGCCGCCCTCGTCGGCGGTGCCGATTCCCTCTGCCGCACCACCTACAGCGGCTTCAACAGCCTGCGCTCCGTCGACGAGCGGCCCTGTCGGCCGTTTCGCGATGATCGGGCCGGCCTTTCCATCGGAGAAGGGGGAGCGGCGCTCCTGCTCGAGCCCCTCGAGTCGGCCCGTCGGCGCGACGTCGAGATCCTGGCGCTGCTCGCCGGCAGCGGAGCGAGCAGCGACTCCCATCACATGACGGCGCCGCAGCCCGAGGGCGAGGGCGCCGCTCGAGCGCTGCGCCGAGCGATCGCCGATGCCGGTCTCGAGGCCGACGATCTTTCCTTCGTCAATGCCCACGGCACCGGCACGCCGCACAACGACGCTGCCGAGTGGCGCGCCCTCGAAGCCATTCTGGGAAGCGCTGCCGAGACCCTTCCGGTGACCTCGTCGAAGGCCTGCGTCGGTCACCTGCTGGGTTCGGCGGGCTGCCTCGAGGCGGTGGCGACGGTGCTCGGCCTAGTCCATGGCAAGGTCCATCCGACGCCCGGCGACGGGGCCGTCGATCCGGCGCTGCCGGTCGCCCTGGTGACCGGTGAGGCGCGCGCCGTCGCTGGCCGGCACGCGGTTTCGCTCAACCTCGCCTTCGGGGGCTGCAATGCCGCGGCGGTGTTCTCCCGCCCATGA
- a CDS encoding phosphopantetheine-binding protein: MADTILQVKQLIIDSLNLEGMTPDMIGDDDVLFGEGLGLDSVDALELVVAMEKAYGIKIRSDEMDPEAFASCRRLADFVEERKAAAGAAPA, encoded by the coding sequence ATGGCGGATACCATCCTTCAAGTCAAGCAGTTGATTATCGATAGCCTGAATCTCGAGGGCATGACGCCGGACATGATCGGTGACGACGACGTGCTCTTCGGGGAAGGCCTGGGGCTCGACTCGGTCGATGCCCTCGAGCTGGTCGTCGCGATGGAGAAAGCCTACGGGATCAAGATTCGGAGTGACGAGATGGACCCGGAGGCCTTCGCTTCCTGCCGGCGTTTGGCGGACTTCGTGGAAGAGCGTAAAGCCGCGGCCGGTGCCGCTCCCGCATGA